The following nucleotide sequence is from Saimiri boliviensis isolate mSaiBol1 chromosome 6, mSaiBol1.pri, whole genome shotgun sequence.
CTTAAACTTTTTTCACACTTCTCACTTTGTTTAGTCAAATAGAATTCACAACGACTGATAACTTTCATGAGCTATGATGATCTAAAACCAGCTATTATGCCAGAAGATTTCACAAACCAAGCATCTCAAgtaatattcatttttgttttgtttcgacGTGGTTACTATTACAAAAGAAGGAAGCATGTAGACATTAATTAAAGTAGATTTTATGAACAGAACATTTTTACCACATGAATGCGAATCTGTGTGGTCTTTGCACCATAAACAAGTGGATTGAGAAATGGGGGGACCAGCAAGTAAATGCTTGAAAAGAGAATATGGATATAAGTGGGGATGTGAGACCCAAACCTATGtgtgaagaaggagaagaaggagaggaggTAGAGTTGGAGGAAGACACAGATGTGAGCAATGCAGGTATTAAATGCTTTAAACCTAGCCTCTTTTTGGGGCAAACGAAAAACCGTAATAAATATCTGGATGTAGGACAATGTGATGAATGTGAGGTCAAACCCTGCAACAGTGAAGGCCACAAACAAACCATAAATTTTGTTGACTTGAACATTTGCTGCAGCTAATTTCACAATGGCCATATGCTCACAGTAGGAGTGGGAGATGACTGTTGTGTGGTAAAATTGAAACCGGCACTTTATCAGTACTAGGCATGGGGCTACAAGAATAGCAGCCCTGAGTACGACCATAGTTCCTATCTGAATGACAAGCCGGTGGGTGAAGATGGTGGCATGTCTTAGTGGATAACAGATGGCCACATAACGGTCCAGGGCCATCGCCATCAGGATTCCTGACTCTATACACTGAAATGTGTGGATGAACCACATTTGAAGTAAGCAGGAATCAAAAGAGATTTCAGGCACATTAAACCAGAATATTCCAAGCATCTTGGGCATAATGGTACTAGCAAGTGCAATATCTGTGGCTCCTAGCATGCCTAAGAAAATGTACATAGGCTCATGGAGACTACGCTCAGATTTGATGATGATCAGAAGCAAGGAATTTCCAATCATAGCAATGAGGTAAACGGCACAGAATGGAATCCCAATCCAGCACTGCACAGATTCTAGGCCTGGAATCCCTATTAGTGTCAACACAGAGGGCATGTAGACCGTGATGTTGGAAACGGACATAGTGTCCTTGGGCCTCCTGAtgcaaacaaaagaaatttctCAGTCAGTGTTACTGTTCCTCTTCTGCTTTCTGATTTTATCCAAAGTCATTATATTCAGTCTGTCTGATTTTGCTAGAACTCTATAATCATCCATCTTATTCACaattttgaaaggaaaagatGGATTGATGGAGATATATCACTGTTTTCAGATACGGCATTCACAGGCAGTGTGCCATAATGGGACATTATGTACATGGCAATCCAAAGCAATTAGAACCAGCAAGATCTCCTGGACAAGGAATTAGACCTCTGGCCTGTCAGTTCTTTCCAGACCtgcagacaaaaacaaaaacaaaaacaaaaacaaaacaaaaaaaaaaaaccaaaaaacaaacaaacaaaaaaaccagaagtTTGTTTTTAGTGGATATTGCATTTTAATCAGAGTTTAATAAATCTCTCCATATTCCACATTTGAGCTATTCCTCTagtatttaattatttctaattttctttaagtTAGAAACATTTTAGACCAGCAAAGCATCAGACTCTGATCAGTATATTGGTGTAAAAGATTCCCAGTGAAAGAGA
It contains:
- the OR52A1 gene encoding olfactory receptor 52A1 — translated: MSVSNITVYMPSVLTLIGIPGLESVQCWIGIPFCAVYLIAMIGNSLLLIIIKSERSLHEPMYIFLGMLGATDIALASTIMPKMLGIFWFNVPEISFDSCLLQMWFIHTFQCIESGILMAMALDRYVAICYPLRHATIFTHRLVIQIGTMVVLRAAILVAPCLVLIKCRFQFYHTTVISHSYCEHMAIVKLAAANVQVNKIYGLFVAFTVAGFDLTFITLSYIQIFITVFRLPQKEARFKAFNTCIAHICVFLQLYLLSFFSFFTHRFGSHIPTYIHILFSSIYLLVPPFLNPLVYGAKTTQIRIHVVKMFCS